From a region of the Mucilaginibacter auburnensis genome:
- a CDS encoding TonB-dependent receptor: protein MSKCILLLVIISTLQSFSKGYSQDKISINLHNVSLKTALKEIAKKSDYRFLYSDAVVDAVSNKVSLQANDATINQIVAQALAESDLTFKVNANLVLITKPVAIAITVRGKVTDNKNQPMPGVTVFEKSNPTNSTVTDGDGNYSISVADRNSVIVVRFIGFVPKEIPVGTQTSVNVTLEEENATLNEVVVVGYGTQKRASVTGAVSSVKGAELVQAPVPNISNSVLGRVAGVTGRQSNGGQPGSAGNSNLLVRGLSTTGNSAPLIIVDNVRRDNINQVDPNAIETVTVLKDAAATAPYGLGGANGVILITTKQGKTGAPVISLNSYYGIQNGTYMPKVLVAEDYMRLVNEASKNGGGGQINSDDKINNWDANSKKDPDRYPRNNTTDFIKKNAPMQSHNVQLSGGTDRIKYYSNLGFFYQDGMFPQINYTRYTYNMNLEAKVTNTTTFQVSINGSSEIDRGLDPGHNPTNLLRSTYKYIPTDVYKYSNGLWGASNGLSPYATLMSGGYSRGNYDQQLMSASIDQKLPIKGLSIKGVVSYDPNNWYRKQYHKPFYYYVANYNTTPYTYSRAASTSEGLVAYTYLQEYYDRGKNFTYQGYLTYHDTFGKHDINGLIVAEARNSKANNFNARINNYAIDLDELNFGSSNKNDYSISGTSSTTSQLGYVYRLSDTYDGKYTVEATGRYDGHFAFAPGKRYAFFPAFSAGWVLSNEDFMRNVGWINYFKIRGSWGKTGNLVSGGNFQWQDSYQLNNNNYAFGAGTLLQGTSPNTQANPLLTWEVAQKTDIGFESVLFKGKLNLEVGLFKQRRSNMLVNPQTVVSKEYGIGLSQVNGGIMEANGIEITAGTQHKFANGLQLSLSGNFTYANNKLLQTYESAATFNNPNRRRTGRQLGAQFGYKSLGLFHLSDDKNGDGVINAADGYTVNQFDAVLRPGNVKYADLSGPNGVPDGKIDANDETYLGYNPTPLITYGFTLGANWKGFDASFFFQGAAKTLIGVQNFLTVPFSNNSSNTGYEYYDNRWTPSNDMSAKYPRASSAPYNNDMQGSDFWLKDGSYLRLRTATLGYTIPQSVIKALKIKSIRLYVTGQNLFTISKLKFIDPELAGGYANSNATGAGSTSGSDTAWPIQRTWTFGLNATF, encoded by the coding sequence ATGTCAAAATGTATATTGCTGCTTGTCATAATTTCTACACTTCAGAGCTTTTCAAAAGGATATAGCCAGGATAAGATCAGCATCAATTTACATAATGTATCTTTAAAAACGGCTCTTAAAGAAATCGCTAAAAAATCAGATTATCGTTTTTTATACAGTGACGCTGTAGTTGATGCCGTAAGCAACAAAGTTAGTTTACAGGCTAACGATGCCACTATCAATCAGATAGTTGCTCAAGCGCTTGCAGAAAGCGACCTTACTTTCAAAGTAAACGCAAATTTGGTTTTGATTACCAAGCCTGTGGCAATTGCCATTACAGTTAGAGGTAAAGTTACTGACAATAAAAACCAGCCTATGCCGGGCGTTACAGTTTTTGAGAAAAGTAACCCAACAAATTCAACTGTTACCGATGGCGACGGTAATTACTCAATCAGCGTTGCTGACAGAAACTCTGTTATAGTTGTTAGATTTATTGGCTTTGTACCTAAGGAGATTCCGGTTGGTACACAAACTTCTGTCAATGTAACACTTGAGGAAGAAAATGCAACCTTAAATGAAGTAGTAGTTGTAGGTTATGGCACCCAAAAACGTGCATCAGTAACAGGTGCTGTTAGCAGTGTAAAAGGTGCTGAATTAGTTCAGGCGCCTGTGCCAAACATCTCAAACTCTGTTTTAGGTAGGGTAGCAGGTGTAACCGGCCGCCAATCAAACGGTGGTCAGCCAGGTAGTGCAGGTAACAGCAACCTTTTGGTGCGTGGTTTAAGTACTACAGGTAACTCTGCGCCACTTATCATTGTTGATAACGTTAGACGTGATAACATTAACCAGGTAGATCCAAACGCAATTGAGACTGTAACTGTGTTGAAAGATGCTGCTGCAACTGCTCCTTACGGTTTAGGTGGTGCAAATGGTGTAATTTTGATCACTACCAAACAAGGTAAAACAGGTGCGCCAGTTATTTCATTGAACTCATATTACGGTATTCAAAACGGTACTTACATGCCTAAGGTGTTAGTTGCCGAAGATTACATGCGATTGGTTAACGAAGCTTCAAAAAACGGCGGCGGTGGCCAAATCAATTCAGATGATAAGATCAATAACTGGGATGCAAACAGCAAAAAAGATCCGGATCGTTACCCTCGTAACAACACTACCGACTTTATCAAAAAGAATGCTCCAATGCAAAGCCACAATGTACAGTTGAGTGGTGGTACAGACAGAATAAAATATTATTCTAACCTGGGCTTCTTTTACCAAGACGGTATGTTCCCGCAGATCAATTATACCCGTTATACATATAACATGAACCTGGAAGCTAAGGTTACTAATACAACTACTTTCCAGGTTTCAATTAACGGATCAAGCGAGATAGATCGTGGTCTTGACCCTGGTCATAACCCAACTAACCTTTTACGTTCAACTTACAAATACATCCCTACCGACGTTTACAAATACAGTAATGGTTTATGGGGTGCGTCAAACGGTTTAAGCCCTTATGCTACGCTAATGTCTGGTGGTTATTCAAGAGGTAATTATGATCAACAATTAATGAGCGCAAGCATTGATCAAAAATTGCCAATAAAAGGTTTAAGCATTAAAGGTGTGGTTAGCTACGACCCTAACAACTGGTATCGTAAACAATACCACAAGCCTTTCTACTACTACGTGGCCAATTACAACACCACCCCTTACACTTATAGCAGAGCTGCCTCAACATCTGAAGGATTGGTTGCATACACCTACTTGCAAGAGTACTATGACAGAGGTAAAAACTTCACGTATCAGGGTTATTTAACTTACCATGACACTTTTGGTAAACACGATATTAACGGTTTGATAGTTGCTGAAGCGAGGAACAGTAAAGCTAACAACTTTAATGCCCGCATTAACAATTATGCTATTGATTTGGATGAGTTGAACTTTGGTAGCTCTAATAAAAATGATTATAGCATTTCAGGAACTTCAAGTACAACAAGCCAACTTGGCTATGTTTATCGTTTGAGCGATACCTACGATGGAAAATACACGGTAGAAGCTACAGGTCGTTATGATGGTCACTTCGCCTTTGCTCCGGGCAAACGTTATGCCTTTTTCCCTGCATTTTCTGCCGGTTGGGTATTAAGCAACGAGGACTTTATGAGAAACGTTGGTTGGATCAATTACTTTAAAATCAGAGGTTCTTGGGGTAAAACCGGTAACCTGGTTTCAGGTGGTAATTTCCAATGGCAGGATTCTTACCAGTTGAATAATAATAACTACGCTTTTGGCGCCGGTACTTTGCTACAAGGCACCTCGCCAAACACGCAGGCTAACCCACTACTAACCTGGGAGGTTGCACAAAAAACAGATATTGGTTTTGAATCAGTTTTGTTTAAAGGTAAGCTGAATTTAGAAGTGGGCTTATTCAAACAAAGGCGTTCAAACATGCTTGTAAACCCTCAAACAGTAGTGTCAAAAGAGTATGGTATTGGCTTGTCTCAGGTTAACGGAGGTATAATGGAAGCTAATGGTATTGAGATCACCGCCGGAACTCAGCACAAGTTTGCTAACGGGTTACAGTTAAGTTTAAGCGGTAACTTTACTTATGCTAATAATAAATTGTTGCAAACTTACGAGAGTGCTGCTACCTTTAATAATCCAAATCGCCGCAGAACCGGACGTCAGTTAGGTGCTCAATTTGGTTATAAATCATTAGGCTTGTTCCATCTTTCTGATGACAAGAACGGAGACGGTGTGATTAATGCTGCAGATGGTTACACAGTAAACCAATTTGATGCGGTTTTACGTCCGGGTAACGTTAAATATGCTGACCTTTCTGGTCCTAACGGCGTACCTGACGGTAAAATAGATGCAAACGATGAGACTTATCTTGGTTACAACCCAACCCCTTTAATTACTTATGGTTTCACCTTAGGTGCTAACTGGAAAGGTTTTGACGCAAGCTTCTTCTTCCAGGGCGCTGCAAAAACTTTAATCGGGGTGCAAAACTTCCTTACAGTTCCTTTCAGCAACAATAGCAGTAACACCGGTTATGAGTATTATGACAACCGTTGGACCCCATCTAATGATATGAGTGCAAAATACCCAAGAGCATCATCTGCACCTTATAATAATGACATGCAGGGTTCTGATTTTTGGTTGAAAGACGGCAGTTATTTACGCTTAAGAACTGCAACGTTAGGTTATACTATTCCGCAATCTGTTATCAAGGCTCTTAAAATTAAATCAATTAGATTATATGTAACAGGCCAAAATTTGTTCACTATCAGTAAACTTAAATTTATTGATCCTGAGCTGGCTGGCGGATATGCAAACAGCAACGCTACAGGTGCAGGTTCAACATCCGGATCTGATACTGCATGGCCTATACAAAGAACCTGGACTTTTGGTTTAAACGCAACTTTTTAA
- a CDS encoding RagB/SusD family nutrient uptake outer membrane protein yields the protein MRSTKFLIKMALVATLTTTFSCKKYLNENVNKSAIDETTQWASETNADIFLNGIYGQLTAMHNTPDYLDSFTDDNNGGIYWRSWAWRQGNVDASNNGGLPMGETQGGSNGSWADWDRTYQRIRRCNLFIQKVTENKGNVFTPTWAAKRIDEARFLRAYWYGMLWQHVGGVPIITKVLTNLDGSEIFFGRNTFEETLNFVVSEMDAIIANNKLAVKYNNGNPDAGRATLGAALMVKGWLQLYAASPLFNSASYVLSDPGKFVSYGNYDVNRWATAAATFKKFMDTYTQYSLYPKMSEFWYVANEYNSEVIWDRQQVAGGQELGQLRNNVDQYGGPVYILGVYHTWGNYNPTQELVDTYRMANGLPPFIYPGGVKTVNPASGYDPQKPYVGREKRFYDFIVFDGATYKQDWMATSDVIYTRIDKVKPSKNEIDFGTTDNTNTGYFFKKKLNNLAPEGGNQSGQNYVYYRYAEVLLGYAEAQNEAVGVPDASVYAAVNAIRTRPGTDLPAIPVGSMTQSQMRDEIRDQRRIEFAFEAKRFYDIIRWKTAETVLNVDLHAMKITNTVPADNSGVWQYDVVPIVPQFHKFTPKMYMNPVPQAVMDVNPKLKGQQNPGY from the coding sequence ATGAGAAGTACAAAATTTTTAATAAAGATGGCTCTGGTAGCCACGTTGACCACAACATTCTCTTGCAAGAAATATCTTAATGAGAATGTAAACAAGTCAGCAATAGATGAAACTACACAGTGGGCGTCAGAGACTAACGCAGATATATTTCTAAATGGTATTTATGGTCAGCTCACGGCTATGCATAATACGCCCGATTATCTGGATAGCTTTACAGATGATAACAATGGTGGTATTTACTGGCGCTCATGGGCCTGGAGGCAAGGTAACGTTGATGCCAGCAATAATGGCGGTTTGCCAATGGGCGAAACACAGGGTGGTAGTAACGGCTCTTGGGCAGATTGGGACAGAACGTATCAACGCATAAGAAGATGTAACCTTTTTATACAAAAAGTTACTGAAAACAAAGGTAATGTGTTTACGCCTACATGGGCAGCAAAACGTATTGATGAAGCGCGCTTTTTAAGAGCTTACTGGTACGGTATGTTATGGCAACATGTTGGTGGCGTGCCTATTATAACAAAAGTGTTAACTAATTTGGATGGAAGTGAAATATTCTTCGGTCGTAACACCTTTGAAGAGACACTTAACTTTGTGGTAAGCGAGATGGATGCCATTATAGCAAATAACAAATTGGCGGTTAAGTATAACAATGGTAACCCTGATGCTGGTAGAGCTACTTTAGGCGCAGCGTTAATGGTTAAAGGTTGGTTGCAATTATATGCAGCAAGTCCATTGTTTAACTCAGCATCTTATGTATTGTCAGATCCGGGCAAATTTGTAAGCTACGGAAACTATGATGTCAACCGTTGGGCAACAGCTGCTGCTACCTTCAAAAAGTTTATGGATACTTATACTCAATACAGCCTGTATCCAAAAATGAGCGAGTTCTGGTACGTTGCTAATGAGTACAACTCAGAGGTGATTTGGGACAGACAACAAGTTGCAGGTGGCCAGGAGCTTGGTCAGTTAAGAAACAACGTTGATCAATATGGCGGTCCTGTTTACATCTTGGGTGTTTACCACACTTGGGGTAACTATAACCCAACTCAGGAGTTAGTTGATACCTACAGAATGGCTAACGGATTACCTCCGTTTATTTACCCGGGGGGCGTAAAAACGGTTAATCCAGCTTCTGGATACGATCCACAAAAACCTTACGTTGGTCGTGAAAAACGTTTCTACGACTTCATCGTGTTCGATGGTGCTACCTACAAACAAGATTGGATGGCAACTTCAGATGTTATATATACCCGTATAGATAAGGTTAAGCCATCAAAAAATGAAATTGACTTTGGAACAACCGATAATACAAATACAGGCTATTTCTTCAAAAAGAAATTGAATAACCTTGCTCCGGAAGGTGGTAATCAAAGCGGACAAAACTATGTTTACTATCGTTATGCTGAGGTATTGTTAGGTTATGCCGAAGCTCAAAATGAGGCTGTAGGCGTACCAGATGCATCGGTTTATGCAGCTGTTAATGCTATCAGAACTCGTCCCGGAACTGACTTACCTGCAATTCCTGTTGGTAGCATGACCCAATCCCAGATGCGTGACGAGATAAGAGATCAGCGTCGCATAGAGTTCGCATTTGAAGCTAAACGTTTTTATGACATTATCCGTTGGAAAACAGCTGAAACAGTTTTAAATGTTGATCTGCACGCTATGAAGATCACTAACACTGTTCCTGCTGATAACAGCGGCGTTTGGCAATACGACGTAGTGCCAATTGTGCCTCAGTTCCATAAATTCACACCAAAAATGTACATGAATCCTGTTCCTCAGGCAGTAATGGATGTGAATCCTAAACTAAAAGGACAACAAAACCCCGGTTACTAA
- a CDS encoding GNAT family N-acetyltransferase, with product MEDVLNNPVWYALNTHNAKLAYGFDNAKYFNTDVSPFIGLRDNDIDHFDQLYPVLNEGRICLLASTVLLDIPAKWTTIAFVPGVQMVHNNIKIPALDFHPLKPLSESNCADMLALTQLTNPGPFGNNTIQFGHYEGIFDDGNLVAMAGQRMHVPGYAEISAVCTHPDFTSKGYARQLLISQINRIILTGETPFLHCRSDNKRAIQLYNSLGFSERSAMHFYILKK from the coding sequence ATGGAAGATGTGTTAAACAATCCGGTTTGGTATGCGCTAAACACGCACAATGCCAAGCTGGCTTACGGTTTTGATAACGCAAAGTATTTTAACACGGATGTTTCTCCATTTATAGGGTTACGTGACAATGACATAGATCACTTCGACCAACTATATCCAGTACTTAACGAAGGCAGAATATGCCTTTTAGCATCTACTGTATTGCTGGATATCCCCGCTAAGTGGACTACAATAGCATTTGTTCCCGGAGTGCAAATGGTGCATAACAACATTAAGATACCAGCGCTTGACTTTCACCCGTTAAAGCCCTTATCAGAAAGCAATTGTGCTGATATGTTGGCCTTAACCCAATTAACCAACCCAGGCCCCTTCGGCAACAATACCATACAATTTGGCCATTATGAGGGAATTTTTGACGATGGAAATTTGGTAGCGATGGCCGGGCAACGTATGCATGTACCAGGTTATGCAGAAATAAGCGCGGTATGTACACATCCTGATTTTACCAGTAAAGGCTATGCAAGGCAATTACTTATCAGCCAGATCAACCGTATCATATTAACAGGAGAAACGCCGTTTCTACATTGCAGATCGGACAATAAACGCGCGATTCAACTGTACAACTCGCTTGGCTTTTCGGAACGGTCGGCTATGCATTTCTACATACTGAAAAAATAA
- a CDS encoding DUF2490 domain-containing protein, with the protein MKFKILLIIFFVNLTAIGAASAQTNELSGWAAWFHTQRFNKHWGMAFDGHLRSSHHVGYLKTVLLRPSINYYFGNKNIALGYAYIGANSRNGEIKTFRPENRLFEQFTIVQPAGSNAQITHRLRLEQRFLGETTTQQSVFSQRLRYFARGVIPLNTKQAPFTQGTYLALQNELFVNVQNKDKVNKHFLDQNRAFVGIGHRFSKMVDLEAGYLNQYIKQPTSYTINHVVQVTLYTRFGNSK; encoded by the coding sequence ATGAAGTTTAAAATTTTGCTCATTATATTTTTTGTCAACTTAACTGCCATTGGAGCTGCCAGCGCGCAAACTAACGAGCTTTCTGGTTGGGCGGCGTGGTTTCATACCCAAAGGTTCAATAAGCACTGGGGCATGGCATTTGACGGGCACCTGCGCTCATCGCACCATGTCGGGTATCTTAAAACGGTGTTGTTACGCCCATCCATTAACTATTACTTTGGCAATAAAAACATTGCTTTAGGTTATGCCTACATTGGAGCTAACAGCCGCAACGGAGAAATCAAAACATTCAGACCGGAAAACCGCCTTTTTGAGCAGTTCACAATAGTTCAACCAGCCGGGTCAAACGCGCAGATAACACACCGCTTAAGACTTGAACAACGCTTTTTAGGCGAGACGACAACGCAACAAAGCGTTTTTTCACAGCGTTTGAGATATTTTGCGCGGGGTGTAATCCCACTCAATACAAAACAAGCGCCTTTTACGCAAGGCACATATCTTGCATTGCAAAATGAGTTGTTTGTTAACGTGCAAAATAAAGATAAAGTAAACAAGCATTTCCTTGATCAGAATCGGGCATTTGTTGGTATTGGTCATCGCTTTAGCAAAATGGTTGACCTCGAAGCCGGATACCTTAATCAATACATTAAACAGCCCACAAGCTACACTATTAACCACGTAGTGCAGGTAACGTTGTACACCCGGTTTGGCAACAGTAAGTAG
- a CDS encoding AI-2E family transporter — protein sequence MPQTPPSYLPRISHVLFIIIAATAILFVAKPVLVPLAFALVFAMLLIPLCRRMEKWGINRGLATVLCILLLLLSVAIIIGLLSWQLSSLIDDMGNIEQRITQMVRKLQQYIRDYTGIDRNQQQEMIKEVNKDGSGSMITEITSALTGVMVDGILTIVYIFLLMYFRDHLMQFIRKAVPATQRGNVADMVHCASDVSQKYLTGLAQMIVTLWIMYSIGFSIVGVKSAIFFAVLCGTLEIIPFVGNLTGTAVTVLMGVVQGGDFKLIAGILITYGLVQFIQSYVLEPLVVGRGVNLNPLFTIVGIVIGEAVWGIPGMVLAVPIFGMMKIFFDHFESLKPYGFLLGCNDNEDDSKGIFDKLRGLFTGKK from the coding sequence ATGCCACAAACTCCACCCAGCTATTTACCCCGCATAAGCCATGTGTTATTTATCATAATAGCCGCTACAGCTATACTATTTGTTGCAAAACCGGTGTTGGTGCCGCTGGCTTTCGCTTTAGTTTTTGCAATGTTATTAATACCACTTTGCCGCCGAATGGAAAAATGGGGTATTAATCGCGGTTTGGCAACCGTGCTATGTATACTGCTTCTGCTATTAAGTGTCGCTATTATTATTGGCTTGCTGTCGTGGCAATTGTCATCGCTTATAGATGACATGGGCAATATTGAGCAGCGTATAACACAAATGGTGCGCAAACTTCAGCAATACATCAGAGATTATACCGGTATTGATCGTAACCAACAACAGGAAATGATCAAGGAGGTAAACAAAGATGGCTCCGGCAGCATGATTACTGAAATTACATCTGCTTTAACAGGGGTTATGGTTGACGGGATACTTACTATAGTTTACATCTTTTTGTTAATGTACTTCAGAGACCATTTGATGCAGTTTATAAGAAAAGCGGTGCCCGCTACGCAACGCGGTAACGTTGCAGACATGGTACATTGCGCAAGCGACGTATCGCAAAAATATCTTACAGGTTTGGCGCAAATGATAGTTACACTATGGATAATGTATTCCATTGGATTTTCTATAGTTGGTGTGAAGTCTGCTATCTTTTTCGCCGTTTTGTGCGGAACGCTTGAGATCATCCCTTTTGTTGGCAATTTAACAGGCACCGCAGTAACGGTGTTGATGGGTGTTGTACAAGGGGGAGATTTTAAACTGATAGCCGGCATTTTAATAACTTACGGGCTGGTACAGTTTATACAATCGTACGTATTAGAGCCGTTAGTAGTTGGCAGGGGCGTTAACCTGAATCCGCTTTTTACCATAGTGGGTATTGTTATTGGCGAGGCGGTTTGGGGTATACCAGGCATGGTGCTTGCCGTACCTATATTTGGTATGATGAAAATATTTTTTGATCACTTTGAATCGCTCAAACCTTATGGCTTTCTGTTAGGATGCAATGATAATGAAGATGATTCAAAAGGAATTTTTGATAAGCTACGCGGCCTTTTTACAGGTAAAAAATAG
- a CDS encoding lysophospholipid acyltransferase family protein — translation MKKLLGYFLSPITIVLFFLVLCIFQPIQWLCYKLGGYHAHKRSVDILNFCLTSTIYFLFDSVTFINKQNLPEGRSIIFLANHQSLLDIPPLIWHLRKYHAKFISKIELTKNIPSISYNLKVGGGANIDRKDQRQSITELMKLGQRMKDNTWSTVIFPEGTRSADGTMRKFQSAGIATILKKCPNALLVPIVINNSWQIVRYGVYPLNTFTNVTIEVLKPIEPNGQPVDELVTLAETQIKTYLGQ, via the coding sequence ATGAAAAAACTTTTAGGATACTTTTTATCGCCAATAACCATTGTACTTTTCTTTTTGGTATTGTGCATTTTTCAACCTATACAATGGCTGTGCTATAAACTTGGCGGATACCACGCCCACAAACGTTCGGTTGATATATTAAATTTTTGCCTTACATCTACCATTTATTTTTTGTTTGACTCCGTTACGTTTATCAACAAGCAAAACTTACCCGAAGGTCGTTCTATCATTTTTTTAGCCAATCATCAAAGCCTGTTAGATATACCACCGCTTATATGGCACCTGCGTAAATACCACGCAAAGTTTATATCAAAAATTGAGCTCACAAAAAATATCCCCTCCATATCTTACAACTTAAAGGTTGGCGGTGGCGCTAACATTGACCGTAAAGACCAGCGCCAGTCCATCACCGAACTAATGAAGTTAGGGCAACGGATGAAAGACAATACCTGGTCAACAGTAATTTTTCCGGAAGGCACCCGCTCTGCCGACGGCACAATGCGTAAGTTTCAATCAGCCGGAATAGCAACTATTTTAAAAAAGTGTCCTAATGCGTTGTTGGTACCAATAGTGATTAATAATTCATGGCAAATAGTTAGATATGGTGTTTACCCACTCAACACGTTCACTAATGTTACCATTGAAGTGCTTAAACCAATTGAACCTAACGGGCAGCCTGTTGATGAGCTGGTAACATTGGCCGAAACGCAAATAAAAACGTACTTAGGTCAGTAA
- a CDS encoding NUDIX domain-containing protein, with amino-acid sequence MFNAEENPWQILSEQNVYDNKWINVTEYQVINPSGNPGIYGKVHFKNRAIGVLPLDADMNTYLVGQYRFVLNQYSWEMPEGGGPLNEEPIDAAKRELLEETGLKARNWTELQRMHLSNSVSDEFAIIYLATGLEQFEPEPEDTEQLITRKIAFDEVYNMVCNAKITDSMTVAAVLRTKLMLLEGTLPLQ; translated from the coding sequence ATGTTTAATGCTGAAGAAAACCCCTGGCAGATCCTTTCGGAGCAAAACGTTTACGATAACAAATGGATCAATGTAACCGAATATCAGGTTATCAATCCATCCGGCAACCCAGGTATTTACGGTAAAGTGCATTTTAAAAACAGGGCCATAGGCGTGCTTCCGTTAGATGCAGATATGAACACGTATCTGGTGGGCCAGTACCGCTTTGTGTTGAACCAATACAGTTGGGAGATGCCCGAAGGAGGTGGCCCGCTTAACGAAGAACCAATAGATGCTGCTAAACGCGAATTGCTGGAAGAAACCGGATTAAAAGCCCGAAACTGGACGGAATTGCAGCGCATGCACCTCAGTAATTCTGTAAGCGATGAATTTGCCATCATTTATTTAGCTACAGGCTTAGAGCAGTTTGAACCCGAACCTGAGGATACGGAGCAACTGATTACACGTAAAATTGCTTTTGATGAAGTATATAATATGGTGTGCAATGCTAAAATAACAGATTCAATGACTGTAGCCGCTGTTTTACGCACCAAACTAATGTTACTTGAAGGTACGCTACCGCTACAATAA
- the metK gene encoding methionine adenosyltransferase, which translates to MPYLFTSESVSEGHPDKVADQISDALIDNFLAFDPESKVACETLVTTGQVVLAGEVKSKAYLDVQKIAREVINKIGYTKGEYMFDGSSCGVLSAIHEQSPDINQGVDRQAKEEQGAGDQGMMFGYATSETDNYMPLALDIAHALLIELAAVRRENGEIKYLRPDAKSQVTLEYDDNNQPVRIDAIVISTQHDDFDEEQTMLAKIKQDMINILIPRVKAKYPKYAHFFNNDIKYHINPTGKFVIGGPHGDTGLTGRKIIVDTYGGKGAHGGGAFSGKDPSKVDRSAAYATRHIAKNLVAAGVCSEVLVQVSYAIGVAQPMGIYVNTYGTAKVALNDGEIAKKVEGIFNMTPYAIETRFKLRNPIYSETAAYGHFGKPSTTVSKNFTHHDGSVITREVELFTWEKLDYVDQVKAAFGL; encoded by the coding sequence ATGCCTTATTTATTTACATCAGAGTCGGTATCGGAAGGACATCCGGATAAAGTTGCTGACCAGATATCAGATGCTTTAATTGACAACTTTCTGGCTTTCGACCCTGAATCAAAAGTAGCCTGCGAAACCCTTGTTACTACCGGACAGGTGGTATTAGCCGGTGAAGTGAAATCAAAAGCTTATTTAGATGTACAAAAAATTGCCCGCGAAGTGATCAACAAAATTGGTTACACTAAAGGCGAATATATGTTTGATGGCAGCTCATGCGGTGTGCTTTCGGCTATACATGAGCAATCTCCGGATATTAATCAGGGTGTTGACCGTCAGGCTAAAGAAGAGCAGGGTGCCGGCGACCAGGGTATGATGTTTGGTTACGCTACCAGCGAGACTGACAACTACATGCCTTTAGCGCTTGACATTGCTCATGCTTTATTGATAGAGCTGGCTGCTGTACGTCGCGAAAATGGCGAGATTAAATACTTGCGTCCGGATGCGAAATCGCAAGTTACACTGGAATATGATGACAACAATCAGCCTGTTCGTATAGATGCTATCGTTATATCAACCCAGCACGATGATTTTGACGAGGAGCAAACCATGTTGGCTAAAATAAAACAGGATATGATCAATATTCTTATCCCGAGGGTAAAGGCTAAGTATCCTAAATACGCGCATTTTTTCAATAACGATATTAAATACCACATTAACCCAACTGGTAAATTTGTTATCGGCGGTCCGCATGGCGATACCGGCTTAACCGGCCGTAAAATTATTGTGGATACTTATGGCGGCAAAGGCGCACATGGTGGAGGTGCTTTCTCAGGAAAAGATCCTTCAAAAGTTGACCGTTCTGCTGCTTATGCTACCCGCCACATAGCTAAAAACCTGGTTGCTGCAGGGGTTTGCAGTGAGGTATTGGTACAGGTATCATACGCTATTGGTGTTGCGCAGCCGATGGGTATTTACGTAAACACTTATGGCACCGCAAAAGTTGCTTTGAATGATGGTGAAATAGCTAAAAAAGTGGAAGGCATTTTTAATATGACACCTTATGCCATTGAAACACGCTTTAAATTACGTAACCCCATATACAGCGAAACTGCAGCATATGGTCACTTTGGTAAACCAAGCACAACTGTAAGCAAAAACTTCACTCATCATGATGGTTCTGTAATTACTCGTGAGGTAGAGCTATTTACATGGGAAAAACTGGATTATGTAGATCAGGTAAAAGCAGCCTTTGGTTTATAA